The proteins below are encoded in one region of Hordeum vulgare subsp. vulgare chromosome 3H, MorexV3_pseudomolecules_assembly, whole genome shotgun sequence:
- the LOC123444972 gene encoding protein IQ-DOMAIN 3-like, with protein sequence MAKKGKWFSAVRRVFSSSDPEGKEAKTEKADKPKSRRKWPFGKSKRFDPPTSTVSDITPVAPSPLPLPLPPTQPPQPQPEEIKDVKPVETESEQNKHAYSVALASAVAAEAAAVAAQAAAEVVRLTAVPTATSRAPVCSQEELAAVKIQTAFRGYLARRALRALRGLVRLKSLVDGNAVKRQTAHTLHCTQTMARVQTQIYSRRVKMEEEKQALQRQLQLKHQRELEKMKIDEDWDHSHQSKEQIEASLIMKQEAAVRRERALAYAFSHQWKNSGRTVTPTFTDQGNPNWGWSWMERWMSARPWENRVVSNKDKDTALTKNPSTNAARTFVPRALSIQRPATPSKSSRPPSRQSPSTPPSKNPSVAGKFRPSSPRDSWLYREDDLRSITSIRSERPRRLSTGGGSIQDDASLTSTPALPSYMQSTKSARAKSRYHMVFADKFEVPDRASLVHSSIKKRLSFPAAEKPNVTPADKLKERARRHSDPPKVDPASLKDVHVA encoded by the exons ATGGCAAAGAAAGGGAAGTGGTTTAGTGCTGTCAGGAGAGTCTTCAGCTCCTCTGATCCGGAGGGGAAAGAAGCTAAG ACTGAGAAGGCAGACAAGCCTAAATCCAGGAGGAAATGGCCATTTGGCAAGTCAAAGCGCTTTGATCCACCCACCTCGACAGTGTCAGACATCACTCCAGTAGCTCCATCGCCGCTGCCGCTGCCTCTGCCGCCTACACAGCCTCCTCAGCCACAGCCTGAGGAGATAAAAGATGTCAAGCCAGTCGAAACGGAGAGTGAACAAAACAAGCATGCCTACTCCGTTGCGCTTGCCTCTGCTGTCGCTGCGGAAGCCGCTGCCGTCGCTGCCCAGGCCGCTGCTGAGGTTGTCCGCCTCACAGCAGTCCCCACAGCGACATCAAGGGCACCTGTTTGCTCGCAGGAAGAACTCGCCGCTGTCAAGATTCAGACCGCCTTTAGGGGTTATCTG GCAAGGAGAGCACTGCGTGCGCTGAGAGGACTAGTTAGGCTGAAGTCGCTAGTTGATGGAAATGCCGTCAAACGCCAAACTGCCCACACCTTGCATTGCACACAAACAATGGCAAGAGTTCAAACCCAAATCTACTCTAGAAGGgtgaagatggaggaggagaaacAGGCTCTCCAAAGGCAGCTCCAGTTGAAGCATCAAAGGGAACTTGAGAAAATGAAG ATCGATGAAGACTGGGATCATAGCCATCAATCCAAAGAACAGATTGAGGCCAGCTTAATTATGAAACAGGAAGCTGCAGTAAGACGAGAAAGAGCACTTGCATATGCATTTTCTCATCAG TGGAAGAATTCTGGTCGAACTGTAACACCAACATTCACAGACCAAGGGAATCCTAATTGGGGCTGGAGCTGGATGGAACGCTGGATGTCAGCAAGGCCTTGGGAGAACCGAGTGGTGTCAAACAAGGATAAAGACACTGCTCTGACGAAGAATCCCAGCACTAACGCTGCTCGAACTTTTGTGCCCCGTGCTCTCTCAATCCAGAGGCCTGCAACACCAAGCAAGTCGAGCCGTCCACCAAGCCGGCAATCACCATCAACACCCCCATCAAAGAACCCTTCTGTTGCAGGAAAATTCAGACCTTCAAGTCCAAGAGATAGCTGGCTATACAGGGAGGATGACCTGAGGAGCATCACAAGCATACGCTCTGAGCGCCCAAGGAGGCTGAGCACAGGTGGAGGCTCGATCCAGGATGATGCGAGCCTAACAAGCACTCCAGCTCTCCCCAGCTACATGCAGTCCACGAAGTCTGCAAGGGCAAAGTCTCGGTACCACATGGTATTCGCCGACAAGTTTGAGGTCCCTGATAGAGCATCTCTGGTCCACTCATCGATAAAGAAGCGCCTGTCCTTCCCAGCTGCAGAGAAACCAAATGTCACACCGGCAGATAAGCTGAAGGAAAGAGCGAGGCGCCATTCGGATCCTCCGAAGGTGGATCCTGCCTCCCTGAAGGATGTCCATGTTGCCTGA